The following are encoded together in the Pirellulales bacterium genome:
- a CDS encoding glucose-1-phosphate adenylyltransferase, which yields MQNVLALVLGGGRGTRLYPLTKYRSKPAVPLAGKYRLIDIPLSNCINSGLNRMYVLTQFNSVSLHRHIRRTYVFDSFSGGFVEILAAQQTNESSNWYQGTADAVRQNIRSIDESKADYVLILSGDQLYRMNYAEMLVTHQKAGADVTIATMPVTREAAHAFGILRADDTGRVSGFLEKPKTREEADMVRTDSAWIDARGVPSRGRDLLASMGIYLFNRNTLMDVLTKTDYHDFGKEVFPASMRTRKVFIHLFDGYWEDIGTIKSFYQCNLDLAQPHPPFAMASVTAPIYSRPRFLPPSQFHGANLKNSLIADGCVIEPGAVIENSVVGLRTKIGRDVQIRDSVLLGYDYYEGEPESVPANGVAEVPLGIGDGAVIHRAIVDKNCRIGRGVRIANDRNLESSPENDECMVVDGILVIQRAATLADGWKMQ from the coding sequence ATGCAAAACGTTCTTGCTCTTGTTCTCGGCGGTGGCCGTGGCACGCGGTTGTATCCGCTGACCAAGTATCGCTCCAAGCCGGCGGTTCCGCTGGCGGGAAAATATCGTCTGATCGACATCCCGCTTTCCAATTGCATTAACAGCGGCCTGAACCGGATGTACGTGCTCACGCAGTTCAACTCCGTCAGCCTGCACCGGCATATCCGGCGCACTTACGTGTTCGACAGCTTCAGCGGAGGGTTTGTGGAAATTCTGGCCGCCCAGCAAACCAACGAAAGCTCCAATTGGTACCAGGGCACTGCCGACGCCGTCCGCCAAAATATCCGCTCCATCGACGAATCGAAGGCCGACTACGTGCTGATTTTATCGGGCGACCAGCTCTACCGCATGAATTACGCCGAAATGTTGGTCACGCATCAAAAGGCCGGGGCCGATGTCACCATCGCCACCATGCCTGTTACCCGCGAAGCCGCACATGCGTTTGGAATTTTGCGGGCCGACGATACGGGGCGGGTCTCGGGCTTTTTGGAGAAGCCGAAAACGCGCGAAGAGGCCGACATGGTGCGCACCGATTCGGCCTGGATCGACGCCCGGGGCGTGCCCAGCCGGGGTCGGGATTTGCTGGCCAGCATGGGCATTTATTTGTTCAACCGCAACACGCTCATGGATGTGCTCACCAAAACCGATTATCACGATTTCGGCAAAGAAGTGTTTCCCGCTTCCATGCGCACGCGAAAAGTATTCATCCACCTGTTCGACGGTTACTGGGAAGATATTGGCACAATCAAATCGTTTTACCAATGCAACTTGGATTTGGCTCAACCCCATCCGCCGTTTGCGATGGCCTCGGTCACGGCGCCTATTTATTCGCGTCCGCGGTTTTTGCCGCCCTCGCAATTCCACGGCGCCAATCTGAAAAATAGCTTGATTGCCGATGGCTGCGTGATTGAACCCGGCGCGGTCATCGAAAACAGCGTCGTTGGGCTGCGCACCAAAATCGGGCGCGACGTGCAAATTCGGGACAGCGTGCTCTTGGGCTACGATTATTACGAGGGAGAGCCGGAAAGCGTGCCCGCCAACGGCGTCGCCGAGGTGCCGCTGGGAATTGGCGATGGCGCCGTCATTCACCGCGCCATTGTCGATAAAAACTGCCGCATTGGCCGGGGCGTGCGAATTGCGAACGATCGCAATTTGGAATCGAGCCCCGAGAACGACGAATGCATGGTTGTCGACGGCATTCTCGTGATCCAGCGCGCCGCCACCTTGGCCGATGGCTGGAAAATGCAGTAG
- a CDS encoding NTP transferase domain-containing protein: MVKTLGVVEVRPNADLPRLMACRRLGGKSLLEWTVRRMTECLRLDRVLVLCPRIPQTRELMDLVPRDVPLAVSDRPDALARLVDMLEKHPAESVVVVAAEHPFVDPELIDRLIITADHYPESDYISFCSRTGLPTVLSPLGLMASGCGPAHCGRPMRKPEICPIERAWPAIWLRGRSAFSCD; the protein is encoded by the coding sequence ATGGTTAAAACACTCGGGGTTGTGGAAGTACGACCCAATGCAGATTTGCCGCGATTGATGGCCTGCCGCCGCCTCGGTGGAAAATCGCTGTTGGAATGGACTGTTCGCCGGATGACCGAATGCCTGCGGTTAGATCGCGTGTTGGTGTTGTGCCCGCGCATTCCGCAAACGCGGGAACTCATGGATTTAGTTCCGCGCGATGTGCCGCTGGCGGTGAGCGATCGGCCCGATGCGCTGGCCCGCTTGGTCGATATGCTGGAGAAACACCCGGCGGAGTCGGTCGTGGTGGTAGCGGCGGAACATCCATTTGTTGACCCGGAGTTGATCGATCGGCTCATTATTACGGCCGACCATTATCCCGAATCGGACTACATCAGCTTTTGTTCCCGCACTGGGCTGCCGACCGTGCTTTCGCCTTTGGGCCTGATGGCGAGTGGATGCGGGCCGGCTCACTGCGGCAGGCCCATGCGGAAGCCCGAGATTTGCCCGATCGAGCGCGCGTGGCCGGCTATTTGGTTGCGCGGCCGGAGCGCTTTCAGTTGCGATTAA
- a CDS encoding SUMF1/EgtB/PvdO family nonheme iron enzyme — MPRLVQLNTVPSGAKVAFAPLTEDGNPIANRLVVSGNSPVKIKLLPGDYWVEALLPDGRFHEVRRRVPTPDEIIGSTTRHLFWKLSNGTVLLPDIQIPSKEVNQQMVLVTDTDDSKGTQVSKSDNDEALKPFYVDTQEITAEEYLKVKHDLILDLKNIHLQNEQPIPLKYDDAVEYAEAAGKRLPTVKEWQLAQLKLAPRTLNSLAKWTSTSVSSPSNVSSQTGQIACGGTERLVRNLANLTASDYAPNAWIALRPNQFYSSVGIRCVQ, encoded by the coding sequence ATGCCACGTTTGGTTCAACTCAACACGGTGCCGTCAGGAGCTAAAGTAGCATTTGCTCCACTCACTGAGGACGGGAACCCAATTGCCAACCGCTTGGTGGTGTCTGGAAATAGTCCGGTAAAAATAAAATTGCTGCCAGGGGATTACTGGGTAGAGGCACTATTGCCCGATGGGCGCTTTCATGAAGTACGTCGCCGAGTGCCAACGCCAGATGAAATCATTGGAAGCACGACGAGACATTTGTTTTGGAAGTTAAGCAATGGTACTGTCTTGTTGCCAGACATCCAGATTCCCTCAAAAGAAGTCAATCAGCAGATGGTTTTGGTGACCGATACAGATGATTCTAAAGGAACGCAGGTTAGCAAATCCGACAATGATGAGGCTTTGAAACCGTTCTACGTTGATACGCAGGAAATCACTGCCGAGGAATACTTGAAGGTCAAGCACGATTTAATTCTCGATCTAAAGAATATACACCTGCAAAATGAACAGCCAATTCCGCTGAAATACGATGATGCTGTTGAATATGCAGAAGCAGCAGGAAAACGGTTGCCTACTGTGAAGGAATGGCAGCTCGCCCAATTGAAGTTAGCGCCGAGGACGCTTAACAGTCTTGCTAAATGGACATCAACCTCAGTTTCATCTCCTTCGAATGTAAGCTCTCAAACTGGTCAAATCGCATGCGGCGGTACAGAAAGATTGGTCCGCAATTTAGCCAATCTTACGGCTTCCGATTATGCACCGAATGCTTGGATCGCATTGAGACCGAATCAATTTTATTCAAGTGTCGGCATTCGATGCGTGCAATAG
- a CDS encoding DUF433 domain-containing protein, whose amino-acid sequence MAVSDVLDYLAGGMTQDQILADFPELTADDIRACLAFATDREVTP is encoded by the coding sequence ATTGCCGTATCTGATGTGCTGGATTATTTGGCCGGCGGCATGACGCAGGATCAAATTCTTGCAGATTTTCCGGAACTTACTGCGGATGATATTCGCGCCTGCTTGGCGTTCGCCACAGATCGAGAAGTTACCCCTTAA
- a CDS encoding RtcB family protein — protein MPSGAFHGPLERAGECCWRIPKTYKPGMRVDGLIYADDVLIEQIRADQACEQVANVAMLPGIQLASLAMPDIHWGYGFCIGGVCATDPEQGGVISPGGVGYDINCGVRMVSTNLQLPEVQPHLETLVGELFENIPTGVGRGGKYKFSRTELRHLMATGPAGLIPRNLAVERDIDYTEAHGCLDGAEPSAVSDRALDRGADQCGTLGSGNHFLEVQVVDQVFDEAAATAMNITAGSICVMIHSGSRGLGYQVCDDALKDLRGAPQKFGIELPDRQLVCAPVHSAEGKKYLGAMRAAANFAWCNRQLLMWQAREVFARVFGRSWENLGMDLVYDVAHNIAKLEQHEIEGIRKPVWVHRKGATRAFPPGHPEIPEAYQSVGQPVLIPGDMGRASWILAGQAGSMQQTFGTACHGAGRMLSRTAAVKAAQGRRIDHELRSRGVFARARSWKGLAEEQPDAYKNVDLVVDVVHRAGLAKKVARMRPVGVIKG, from the coding sequence ATGCCCAGCGGTGCTTTTCACGGTCCTTTGGAGCGCGCCGGCGAATGCTGTTGGCGCATTCCGAAAACTTACAAGCCCGGCATGCGCGTCGATGGCTTAATTTATGCCGACGACGTGCTCATCGAGCAAATTCGCGCAGACCAGGCCTGCGAGCAAGTGGCCAACGTCGCCATGCTGCCCGGCATTCAACTGGCCAGCCTGGCCATGCCCGATATTCACTGGGGCTACGGCTTTTGCATTGGCGGCGTGTGTGCCACCGATCCGGAGCAAGGGGGCGTTATTTCGCCTGGCGGCGTGGGGTACGATATCAACTGCGGCGTGCGCATGGTCAGTACCAATTTGCAACTGCCCGAAGTGCAGCCACATTTGGAAACGCTGGTGGGCGAGCTGTTTGAAAACATTCCCACCGGCGTCGGCCGCGGCGGAAAATATAAATTCAGCCGCACCGAGCTGCGCCATCTCATGGCCACAGGCCCGGCCGGCTTAATCCCGCGTAATCTCGCCGTCGAGCGAGATATTGATTACACCGAAGCGCACGGCTGCCTTGATGGCGCCGAGCCCAGCGCGGTTTCCGATCGCGCGCTGGATCGCGGGGCAGATCAATGCGGCACGCTCGGCAGCGGCAACCATTTTTTGGAAGTGCAAGTGGTCGATCAAGTGTTCGACGAAGCCGCCGCCACGGCCATGAACATCACAGCCGGTTCTATTTGCGTGATGATTCATTCCGGCTCCCGCGGCCTGGGATACCAAGTTTGCGACGATGCTTTGAAAGATCTCCGCGGCGCGCCGCAAAAATTCGGCATCGAATTGCCCGATCGCCAATTGGTTTGCGCCCCGGTTCACAGTGCCGAGGGAAAAAAATATCTGGGCGCCATGCGGGCGGCGGCGAATTTCGCCTGGTGCAATCGCCAACTGCTAATGTGGCAAGCCCGCGAGGTGTTTGCCCGTGTCTTCGGCCGTTCCTGGGAGAACCTGGGCATGGATTTGGTGTACGACGTGGCCCACAACATCGCCAAGCTGGAGCAGCACGAAATCGAAGGCATCCGCAAGCCGGTGTGGGTGCATCGCAAAGGAGCCACGCGGGCTTTCCCGCCCGGCCATCCGGAAATTCCCGAGGCGTATCAAAGCGTGGGGCAGCCGGTGCTCATTCCCGGCGACATGGGCCGCGCCAGTTGGATTTTGGCCGGCCAAGCGGGGAGCATGCAGCAAACCTTCGGCACGGCCTGTCACGGGGCTGGCCGCATGCTCAGCCGCACCGCCGCGGTGAAAGCCGCCCAAGGCCGGCGCATCGATCACGAGCTCCGCAGCCGCGGCGTATTTGCCCGGGCCCGCAGTTGGAAAGGCCTGGCCGAAGAGCAGCCCGATGCCTACAAAAATGTCGATTTAGTGGTCGACGTCGTCCACCGCGCCGGCCTGGCAAAAAAAGTGGCGCGCATGCGACCGGTGGGAGTGATTAAGGGGTAA
- a CDS encoding CPBP family intramembrane glutamic endopeptidase, with translation MTDELTTTTQPPPNIVRLALLFEGGLAVLACAAGCFLVTPPWQRVLWRPTDAAYGLAATLPLVVGLFFMRRVRSGSLGKLNTVVDDILVPLFANCSIWQLGFISLVAGVGEELFFRGVLQPLLVTWWGAIAGICVVSVVFGLLHALTIAYAVLATLVGAYLGWLALATGNLLVPIITHALYDFVALIYLVRTSFAPSTDLPMNLSQR, from the coding sequence ATGACCGACGAACTGACCACAACTACCCAGCCGCCGCCAAACATTGTGCGGTTAGCGTTGCTGTTCGAGGGGGGGCTGGCCGTGCTGGCCTGTGCGGCAGGCTGCTTCCTGGTTACGCCGCCGTGGCAGCGCGTGCTGTGGCGACCAACCGATGCGGCTTACGGCCTGGCCGCCACGCTGCCGCTGGTCGTGGGCTTGTTCTTCATGCGGCGCGTCCGCAGCGGATCGCTGGGGAAGCTTAACACGGTGGTCGACGACATCCTGGTGCCACTGTTTGCCAATTGCAGCATATGGCAATTGGGTTTCATTTCGCTGGTGGCAGGCGTGGGAGAAGAACTGTTTTTTCGCGGCGTGTTGCAGCCGCTGCTGGTGACTTGGTGGGGAGCGATCGCCGGAATATGCGTGGTTAGCGTGGTGTTTGGCCTGCTGCACGCATTAACGATCGCGTATGCTGTGCTGGCCACGCTGGTGGGAGCATATTTGGGCTGGCTGGCACTGGCCACCGGCAATTTGTTGGTGCCGATCATCACCCACGCGCTGTATGATTTTGTGGCGCTCATCTATTTGGTTCGCACCAGTTTTGCTCCCAGCACGGATTTGCCGATGAACCTTTCCCAGCGATAA
- a CDS encoding extracellular solute-binding protein: MRNRLNILHEKFAAALGNTTGAVLLCLAGVLIAVGGCSKNGEQPAAENSAGPAASTHAAIANVRITVIDDPELAQAIDRLRGEWKAQTGSELQIEQMSAANVNSAEKLDADSVLYPPALLGTLAERRLIRPLNKDWLKEDPLEIADLLLLLDSPELTWDGQPYAVPLGSPVLVLMYRPDLFEQLGKQPPRTWEEYQTLADFFNNPKQLRAQQKQTGTRADSHRIDDPWSGAVEPLAPGWAARTLLARAAAYARHRDYFSVLFDRETMEPLIGGPPFVRALTELVAAAKMEPKEAASFTPAEAARWLLSGHAAMAIGWPAALVQMSRNTVVSAFAPLPGSTAAYNPRQAEWEPRRNDESVNIPLVGVGGHVGSVVKGTNSAETAFHLLTWLSSNRWSSELLPTNPAATLFRQSQANDSSTWFGHMISAEAAKQYSQVLATALHQPEAVQMLRIPGEAEYMAALDDAVRAAISGKKSPQQALNEAAEQWKKITAQYGVNKQREAYRRSLKAAP, encoded by the coding sequence ATGAGAAATCGCTTGAACATTCTGCACGAAAAATTCGCTGCCGCACTCGGCAATACGACGGGTGCCGTGCTGCTGTGCTTGGCCGGTGTTTTGATTGCCGTTGGCGGTTGCAGCAAGAACGGTGAGCAGCCGGCGGCGGAAAATTCGGCCGGGCCTGCGGCATCCACGCACGCCGCCATAGCGAATGTGCGAATTACCGTGATCGACGATCCGGAATTGGCCCAAGCCATCGATCGGCTCCGCGGCGAGTGGAAAGCGCAAACCGGTTCGGAATTGCAGATCGAGCAAATGTCGGCCGCCAACGTGAATTCAGCGGAAAAGCTCGACGCCGATTCGGTACTCTATCCCCCCGCGCTATTGGGCACACTGGCCGAGCGGCGATTGATCCGCCCGCTGAACAAAGACTGGCTGAAAGAGGATCCGCTGGAAATTGCCGATCTGCTGCTGCTGCTCGATTCGCCGGAACTCACCTGGGACGGCCAGCCATATGCTGTACCGTTGGGCTCGCCGGTGCTGGTCCTGATGTATCGGCCCGATTTATTCGAGCAGCTCGGTAAGCAACCGCCGCGCACCTGGGAAGAATACCAAACACTGGCCGATTTCTTTAATAACCCCAAACAACTGCGTGCGCAACAGAAACAAACCGGCACGCGTGCAGACAGCCATCGAATTGATGATCCGTGGTCGGGTGCCGTGGAACCGCTGGCGCCAGGCTGGGCCGCGCGAACATTGTTGGCTCGCGCGGCAGCTTACGCCAGGCATCGCGATTATTTTTCGGTGCTGTTCGATCGCGAAACGATGGAGCCGCTCATCGGCGGTCCGCCGTTCGTTCGGGCGCTCACCGAACTGGTCGCCGCCGCGAAAATGGAACCCAAGGAAGCCGCCTCATTCACTCCCGCCGAGGCTGCCCGTTGGCTTCTTTCCGGTCACGCGGCCATGGCCATCGGTTGGCCCGCCGCATTAGTACAGATGTCACGCAATACAGTTGTCTCAGCATTTGCGCCACTACCAGGTTCCACGGCAGCCTACAATCCACGTCAAGCAGAATGGGAACCGCGCCGTAATGACGAGAGTGTCAACATTCCGCTGGTGGGCGTTGGCGGACACGTCGGTTCAGTCGTGAAGGGCACAAATTCTGCAGAAACCGCTTTTCACCTGCTGACTTGGCTGTCGAGCAATCGTTGGAGCAGCGAACTGCTTCCCACCAATCCGGCCGCAACTTTGTTTCGGCAATCGCAAGCGAACGATTCGTCCACTTGGTTTGGTCATATGATCTCGGCTGAGGCGGCCAAGCAATATAGCCAAGTGTTGGCCACGGCCCTGCATCAGCCCGAAGCCGTGCAAATGTTGCGCATTCCCGGCGAAGCGGAATACATGGCCGCACTGGACGATGCCGTTCGCGCGGCCATCAGCGGGAAAAAATCGCCGCAGCAAGCCCTGAATGAGGCTGCCGAGCAATGGAAAAAAATTACGGCCCAGTACGGTGTCAATAAGCAGCGCGAAGCCTATCGTCGCAGTCTGAAGGCCGCACCATAA
- the xylB gene encoding xylulokinase, with translation MSVFLGIDIGTSGTKTIAVSERGKILADATTGYPLYSPKPLWSEQDPDDWWKATVSTVRAVVKKAKLKPADVKAIGLSGQMHGSVFLDKQSRVIRRAILWNDQRTGAECVEIERRAGGRKNLIKMVANPALTGFTAPKILWLRNHEPKNFDRTAKVLLPKDEIRRRLTSEFATEVSDASGMLLLDVAKRAWSKPLLAKLDLDIDLLAKCYESEQVTGKLTKSVAAELGLSTDCVVVGGAGDCAAGAVGNGIVSRGVLSTSIGTSGVMFVHSDEVQVDPLGRLHTFCHAVHGKWHLMGVTLSAGGSLQWFRNKLCETEMALAKKRKVDPYEILTEEAAQVSAGSEGLFFLPYLSGERTPHADSNARGCFVGLTLSHGRRHMLRAVMEGVTYSLRDCLAIIRELGVPVNQIRASGGGSRSPFWRQMQADVFDQEVCTINAEEGAAYGVALLAAVGAGAFKNVVEACEATIRVVKRTATNRATAAYYDKAFPLYQSLYPALKNSFERIAGLGK, from the coding sequence ATGAGCGTTTTTCTGGGCATCGATATCGGCACGTCTGGCACCAAAACCATCGCCGTCAGCGAGCGTGGAAAAATTCTGGCCGACGCCACCACAGGTTATCCGTTGTACAGCCCGAAGCCGCTATGGAGCGAGCAAGACCCGGACGATTGGTGGAAAGCCACGGTCAGCACGGTGCGGGCGGTGGTGAAAAAGGCGAAGCTCAAACCGGCCGATGTCAAAGCGATTGGCCTCTCCGGCCAGATGCATGGTTCCGTGTTTCTCGACAAGCAAAGCCGTGTGATCCGCCGCGCCATTTTGTGGAACGACCAGCGCACCGGCGCCGAGTGTGTGGAAATTGAACGGCGGGCCGGCGGGCGAAAAAATCTCATTAAAATGGTAGCCAATCCGGCCCTCACCGGCTTTACCGCGCCAAAAATTTTGTGGCTGCGGAATCATGAGCCCAAGAATTTTGACCGCACGGCGAAAGTGCTGCTGCCGAAGGATGAAATTCGCCGCCGCTTAACAAGCGAGTTTGCCACGGAAGTCAGCGATGCCAGCGGCATGCTGCTGCTGGATGTGGCCAAGCGTGCCTGGTCCAAGCCGCTGTTGGCGAAATTGGATTTGGACATCGATCTGCTGGCCAAGTGTTACGAATCAGAACAGGTTACCGGCAAATTAACTAAGAGCGTGGCGGCGGAGTTGGGCTTGTCGACCGATTGCGTGGTGGTCGGAGGGGCCGGCGATTGTGCGGCCGGTGCCGTGGGCAATGGCATTGTCAGCCGCGGCGTGTTATCGACTTCCATCGGCACCAGCGGCGTCATGTTTGTCCACAGCGACGAAGTGCAGGTCGATCCGCTGGGTCGGCTGCACACGTTCTGCCATGCGGTGCACGGGAAGTGGCACCTGATGGGCGTCACGCTTTCGGCCGGCGGCAGCTTGCAGTGGTTCCGCAACAAATTGTGCGAAACAGAAATGGCGCTGGCGAAAAAGCGCAAGGTTGATCCTTACGAAATCCTAACGGAAGAAGCCGCCCAAGTGTCCGCCGGCAGCGAAGGGTTATTTTTCTTGCCGTACCTTTCCGGCGAACGCACACCGCATGCCGATTCCAACGCCCGGGGATGCTTTGTGGGCCTCACGCTTTCGCATGGCCGGCGGCACATGCTTCGAGCAGTAATGGAAGGCGTCACCTATTCGCTGCGTGATTGTTTGGCGATTATTCGTGAGCTGGGCGTGCCGGTAAATCAAATTCGGGCTTCCGGCGGCGGCTCGCGCAGCCCGTTTTGGCGGCAAATGCAGGCCGACGTATTTGACCAGGAAGTTTGCACCATCAACGCAGAGGAAGGGGCCGCATATGGCGTGGCCCTGCTGGCGGCTGTAGGAGCCGGGGCGTTCAAAAACGTGGTGGAAGCTTGCGAGGCCACGATCCGCGTGGTCAAACGTACCGCTACCAACCGCGCCACCGCGGCGTATTATGACAAGGCGTTTCCGCTATATCAAAGCTTGTATCCGGCGCTGAAAAACAGCTTTGAACGCATTGCGGGCCTGGGGAAGTAA
- a CDS encoding ornithine cyclodeaminase family protein has translation MSILYLAEEDVAQLLDMRTAIEVVEEMFRQWGEGKANNVPRVRAKAPGVVLHSMCAAAEYLGLVGWKVYTTTKSGAQFLVGLCDAETGELEALIEADRLGQMRTAAATAVAVEWMADMEATELGLFGTGKQARTQLEAVCIARSIKRCFVYSRNEEHRQRFATEMAEQVGITVSPVDRPQEAVQDLPIVVTATNSVVPVFDGNDLKEGALVCAVGSNWLRKAEVDAHTICRADNIVCDSVEACRHEAGDFQAALEKGAFDWSRAVDLAEVVAGRAVGRNNRQSVTLFKSVGLAVEDVAVGGRVLAEARAKGFGRWMTTALTRQT, from the coding sequence ATGTCGATTCTTTATCTTGCCGAAGAAGACGTCGCCCAATTGCTCGATATGCGCACGGCCATCGAAGTGGTGGAAGAAATGTTCCGCCAATGGGGCGAAGGCAAAGCAAATAATGTGCCTCGAGTGCGGGCCAAAGCGCCGGGTGTTGTGCTGCATTCGATGTGCGCCGCGGCCGAATACTTGGGCCTGGTCGGCTGGAAAGTTTACACCACCACGAAATCCGGCGCGCAGTTTCTGGTTGGCCTCTGCGATGCCGAAACCGGGGAGCTGGAAGCGCTGATCGAGGCCGATCGACTCGGCCAAATGCGCACCGCCGCTGCCACCGCGGTGGCCGTCGAATGGATGGCCGACATGGAAGCGACGGAACTGGGCCTGTTCGGCACGGGCAAGCAGGCCCGCACACAGTTGGAAGCGGTGTGCATTGCCCGGTCCATCAAGCGCTGCTTCGTCTACAGCCGCAACGAAGAACATCGCCAGCGGTTTGCCACAGAGATGGCGGAGCAAGTTGGCATCACGGTTTCGCCCGTCGACCGCCCGCAGGAGGCCGTGCAAGATTTGCCGATTGTTGTTACCGCCACCAACAGCGTTGTTCCCGTGTTCGATGGGAACGACTTGAAGGAAGGCGCTTTGGTATGTGCGGTCGGCTCCAACTGGCTGCGCAAGGCGGAAGTCGACGCCCACACCATCTGCCGGGCCGATAACATTGTGTGCGACAGCGTGGAAGCGTGCCGACACGAAGCGGGAGATTTTCAAGCGGCACTGGAAAAGGGGGCCTTCGATTGGTCCCGCGCGGTCGATTTGGCCGAAGTGGTTGCGGGCCGGGCGGTGGGACGCAACAATCGGCAAAGCGTCACGCTATTCAAATCGGTAGGGCTGGCCGTGGAAGATGTAGCCGTGGGCGGACGCGTGTTGGCCGAAGCGCGAGCGAAAGGCTTTGGTCGCTGGATGACGACCGCCTTAACGCGGCAAACGTAA